From Apium graveolens cultivar Ventura chromosome 9, ASM990537v1, whole genome shotgun sequence, the proteins below share one genomic window:
- the LOC141685917 gene encoding uncharacterized protein LOC141685917 codes for MYEIRNFITTYASGILRPVRSALKIDFTPLTTVQTMYPNDLYQIFIERHNFEFVSLPQLAINPESYALDRTFAIDIIGVVVDLQPRVNIETIFEAQPLIRFNVTQGPEVSFKVDIWGALTESMSSLYEDGEETPIIIVLSSAKVILYKGIAIITNTPASKFDINPGVHEVFNFRHWLEGMGYDGADSN; via the exons ATGTATGAAATAAGAAATTTTATTACTACCTACGCATCTGGTATCTTGAGGCCTGTTCGTTCTGCGCTGAAAATTGATTTCACACCTTTAACCACAGTCCAAACTATGTATCCAAATGACTTATACCAGATTTTCATAGAGAGGCACAATTTTGAATTTGTCAGTTTACCTCAGTTGGCTATAAATCCTGAATCTTATGCTCTAGATAGGACATTCGCCATAG ATATCATTGGAGTTGTTGTTGATCTCCAGCCAAGGGTGAATATTGAAACAATTTTTGAAGCTCAGCCTCTTATACGATTCAATGTTACTCAAGGACCAGA GGTTTCTTTTAAAGTGGATATATGGGGTGCATTGACTGAAAGTATGTCTTCACTGTACGAAGATGGGGAAGAGACACCGATCATTATTGTTCTGTCAAGTGCCAAAGTTATCTTGTACAAAG GCATCGCTATTATCACTAATACTCCAGCCTCCAAATTCGATATTAACCCGGGAGTCCATGAGGTTTTTAACTTTAGGCATTG GCTTGAGGGAATGGGATATGATGGTGCCGATAGTAATTGA